A region of Streptomyces paludis DNA encodes the following proteins:
- a CDS encoding aminotransferase class I/II-fold pyridoxal phosphate-dependent enzyme, giving the protein MIHQPEAIERLSLPEHTARLGKSVRELERELEYGPGPAAPLDATYADTHRFPAPEWALPTFNAAAGGDGMTYTPYRGDRAVREAVAHNVSSVLGIPAGGPSDVILTPGTQGALFTALAAILSPGDLVLLPDPDYLSTERMLRYFGARVRRIPMIWPDESDSGERGRPTLDLQALEDAAAEGPRLMVFSHPNNPTGAIYGEETIGAIADAARRHDFTVIADELYCRLVYEGETFHHLAAYEGMAERTVTLLGPSKTESLSGYRLGVAVAPTALVDVMEDVQSCTALRAPSYAQHLLARWIADDGEFLERRLVEYQALRDTTVKKINASSVMRVNAAYGTAYLFPEVLTGASDQAVALALKEHAGVIVNPGYQFGFAGTSRMRLCFAQDETVWDAALDRIIEVVGSLDPA; this is encoded by the coding sequence GTGATCCACCAGCCCGAGGCCATCGAGCGCCTGTCCCTCCCCGAACACACCGCCCGGCTCGGGAAGTCCGTACGCGAACTGGAACGCGAGCTGGAGTACGGCCCCGGGCCCGCCGCCCCGCTCGACGCCACCTACGCCGACACCCACCGCTTCCCGGCGCCCGAGTGGGCCCTGCCCACCTTCAACGCCGCCGCCGGCGGGGACGGCATGACGTACACCCCGTACCGCGGCGACCGCGCCGTACGGGAGGCCGTCGCCCACAACGTCTCCTCCGTGCTCGGCATCCCGGCCGGCGGGCCCTCCGACGTCATCCTCACCCCCGGCACCCAGGGCGCGCTGTTCACCGCCCTCGCCGCGATCCTGTCGCCCGGTGACCTGGTCCTGCTGCCGGACCCGGACTACCTCTCCACCGAGCGCATGCTGCGCTACTTCGGCGCCCGCGTCCGCCGTATCCCGATGATCTGGCCCGACGAGAGCGACAGCGGCGAGCGCGGCCGTCCCACCCTCGACCTCCAGGCGCTGGAGGACGCCGCCGCCGAGGGCCCGCGCCTGATGGTCTTCTCGCACCCCAACAACCCCACCGGCGCCATCTACGGCGAGGAGACGATCGGCGCGATCGCCGACGCGGCCCGCCGCCACGACTTCACCGTCATCGCCGACGAGCTGTACTGCCGGCTGGTGTACGAGGGCGAGACGTTCCACCACCTCGCCGCCTACGAGGGGATGGCCGAGCGTACGGTGACCCTGCTCGGCCCCTCCAAGACCGAGTCGCTCTCCGGCTACCGGCTCGGGGTCGCCGTCGCCCCCACCGCGCTCGTCGACGTGATGGAGGACGTACAGTCCTGCACGGCCCTGCGCGCGCCGTCCTACGCGCAGCACCTGCTGGCGCGCTGGATAGCCGACGACGGCGAGTTCCTGGAGCGGCGCCTCGTCGAGTACCAGGCGCTGCGCGACACCACCGTGAAGAAGATCAACGCGTCGTCGGTCATGCGCGTCAACGCCGCCTATGGCACGGCGTACCTCTTCCCCGAGGTGCTCACCGGCGCGAGCGACCAGGCGGTGGCGCTCGCGCTCAAGGAGCACGCCGGGGTCATCGTCAACCCCGGTTACCAGTTCGGCTTCGCCGGTACCAGCCGGATGCGGCTGTGCTTCGCCCAGGACGAGACCGTGTGGGACGCCGCCCTCGACCGGATCATCGAGGTCGTGGGCTCGCTGGACCCGGCGTGA
- a CDS encoding GntR family transcriptional regulator codes for MTPSPPPQRRGSAARPTAPWSLRKQDWAYQQLRERILTGVLAPGEQLSQEALAQELGISRGPLRDALSRLAAESLVVDRPHQKSTVAEVSVADARDIYNGRAALESVLAAAAAQADPAERGALAADFGLLLERQRIAVSLGDAIQVRLLDREFHDTVYELAAMPATLAALDQLRAKSDRYLALYLADAQRAQISVDEHTAIVEALLRGDAEQSATLTRTHVLGGLTLLAGSIAGQPASVSDPL; via the coding sequence ATGACGCCGTCACCCCCGCCGCAACGCCGCGGCTCCGCCGCCCGCCCCACCGCCCCCTGGAGCCTGCGCAAGCAGGACTGGGCCTACCAGCAGCTCCGCGAACGCATCCTGACCGGCGTCCTGGCGCCCGGCGAACAGCTCAGCCAGGAGGCCCTGGCCCAGGAACTCGGCATCAGCCGGGGCCCGTTGCGCGACGCGCTGTCGCGGCTGGCCGCCGAGAGCCTGGTCGTGGACCGGCCGCACCAGAAGTCCACCGTCGCCGAGGTCTCGGTGGCCGACGCCCGGGACATCTACAACGGGCGGGCCGCGCTGGAGAGTGTGCTCGCGGCAGCCGCCGCACAGGCGGACCCCGCCGAACGCGGCGCCCTCGCGGCGGACTTCGGCCTGCTCCTGGAGCGCCAGCGCATCGCCGTATCGCTCGGGGACGCGATCCAAGTGCGGCTGCTCGACCGGGAGTTCCACGACACGGTGTACGAACTCGCCGCGATGCCCGCCACCCTGGCGGCCCTCGACCAGCTGCGCGCCAAGAGCGACCGCTATCTCGCCCTCTATCTGGCGGATGCCCAGCGGGCGCAGATCTCCGTGGACGAACACACCGCCATCGTCGAAGCGCTGCTGCGCGGCGACGCCGAGCAGTCGGCCACGCTCACCCGGACCCATGTGCTGGGCGGACTGACCCTGCTGGCGGGCTCCATCGCCGGTCAGCCCGCGAGCGTGTCGGACCCGCTCTGA
- a CDS encoding amino acid ABC transporter ATP-binding protein: protein MSDTRSEPETTAEAAMAPASTLAPESAPGSESAKARTVLVAENLGRSYHGNAVVSEVNLTIPAGQTVAVLGPSGAGKSTMLRCLAGLEPLETGSVGFQGELLSKAGSKPRSVGGRIGMVFQQFNLFPHLTATENVALAPVRVRGVSRAQAREEAHELLARVGLAERRDHYPYELSGGQQQRVAIARALAMRPELMLFDEPTSALDPEFTREVLAVMRDLADSGMTIVVVTHEMGFARRSADRVVFMADGRIVEDGPAETLFTAARHERTRAFFEQILGE, encoded by the coding sequence ATGAGCGACACCAGGTCAGAACCGGAGACCACGGCGGAGGCGGCTATGGCACCCGCGTCCACACTCGCGCCCGAGTCCGCGCCCGGGTCCGAGTCCGCCAAGGCGCGCACCGTACTCGTCGCCGAGAACCTCGGCCGCAGCTACCACGGCAACGCCGTGGTCAGCGAGGTGAATCTGACCATCCCCGCCGGCCAGACCGTCGCCGTCCTCGGCCCCTCGGGTGCCGGCAAGTCCACCATGCTGCGCTGTCTGGCCGGACTGGAACCGCTGGAGACCGGCAGTGTGGGTTTCCAGGGCGAGCTGCTCTCGAAGGCGGGCTCCAAACCGCGTTCGGTCGGCGGCCGGATCGGGATGGTCTTCCAGCAGTTCAACCTCTTCCCCCATCTCACCGCCACGGAGAACGTCGCGCTGGCCCCCGTACGGGTACGGGGCGTCTCCCGGGCGCAGGCACGCGAGGAGGCCCATGAACTCCTGGCCCGGGTCGGCCTCGCCGAGCGCCGCGACCACTATCCGTACGAACTCTCCGGCGGCCAGCAGCAGCGGGTGGCCATCGCCCGCGCCCTGGCGATGCGCCCGGAGCTGATGCTCTTCGACGAGCCCACCTCCGCCCTCGACCCCGAGTTCACCCGCGAAGTCCTCGCTGTCATGCGCGACTTGGCCGACAGCGGAATGACCATCGTCGTCGTCACGCACGAGATGGGCTTCGCCCGCAGAAGCGCGGACCGGGTGGTGTTCATGGCGGACGGCCGGATCGTGGAGGACGGGCCCGCCGAGACCCTGTTCACGGCGGCGCGCCACGAGCGAACGCGCGCCTTTTTCGAGCAGATCCTCGGAGAGTAG
- a CDS encoding amino acid ABC transporter permease, translating to MEFLHKAVSADFLTASMLTFVLTVLSMALGVVGGVLVALLKGVRFAPLRWLADGYIWFFRGTPVLLQLIFVFNVLPLWGLSLSPFTCAVIALSLNEIAYMAEIVRGGLLGVDKGQRTAARMLGLSEAGILRWVVLPQATRLILPPTGNQFIGMLKTSALASVVSVQDLMLTAQRQSAADFDYVGSLGAAAVHYLVLTTVFTFALRRLERHLDVNRRAAARRTKEPVPREPVLTAAVDPAAR from the coding sequence ATGGAGTTCCTCCACAAGGCGGTGTCCGCCGACTTCCTGACGGCCTCGATGCTGACCTTCGTCCTCACGGTGCTCTCGATGGCGCTGGGGGTCGTGGGCGGTGTGCTGGTGGCCCTGCTCAAGGGCGTACGGTTCGCGCCGCTGCGCTGGCTCGCGGATGGGTACATCTGGTTCTTCCGGGGCACGCCCGTCCTGCTCCAGCTCATCTTCGTCTTCAATGTGCTGCCGCTGTGGGGGCTGAGCCTCTCCCCGTTCACCTGCGCGGTCATCGCGCTGAGCCTCAACGAGATCGCCTACATGGCCGAGATCGTCCGGGGCGGGCTGCTCGGCGTCGACAAGGGCCAGCGGACGGCGGCGCGGATGCTCGGGCTCTCCGAGGCGGGCATCCTGCGCTGGGTGGTGCTTCCGCAGGCCACCCGGCTGATCCTGCCGCCCACCGGCAATCAGTTCATCGGGATGCTCAAGACCTCGGCGCTGGCTTCCGTCGTCAGTGTCCAGGACCTGATGCTGACCGCGCAGCGCCAGTCCGCCGCCGACTTCGACTACGTCGGCTCGCTCGGCGCGGCGGCCGTCCACTACCTCGTCCTCACCACGGTGTTCACCTTCGCGCTACGGCGGCTGGAGCGGCACCTCGATGTGAACCGGCGCGCCGCCGCGCGGCGCACCAAGGAGCCCGTCCCCCGGGAACCCGTCCTCACGGCGGCCGTCGACCCGGCGGCCCGATGA
- a CDS encoding ABC transporter substrate-binding protein: protein MRASTTRTAAVCTAVVMMAAVSACGSSDTASSSAVAADVTPPKNLASSGTLTYGTAASFPPFESQGSDGPQGFDIDMIKALSASMGLKAKVLDIDFDGLIPALSGKRTDVINSAMYITPEREKKVDFVPYMIIGETLLTPKGNPKKIARIPEDLSGKTVAVTRGAIGETYMTEYNKELKQQGRAEMKIMSLPNNQDAMLAVQSGRADAFDTSTPGAAATLAATKDRFTLAATFKNETRIGIAVRKGDTGMKTAISAALDRFVASGGYAKLMAKYQLPEDSNYFTSSDTGTGASAGTGSTASPSAPASSSASGS, encoded by the coding sequence GTGAGAGCAAGTACCACGCGAACCGCCGCAGTGTGCACCGCCGTTGTCATGATGGCCGCGGTCTCCGCCTGCGGCAGTTCCGACACCGCGTCGTCGTCGGCCGTCGCGGCCGATGTCACGCCGCCGAAGAACCTCGCCTCGTCCGGCACCCTGACCTACGGCACGGCGGCCAGCTTCCCGCCCTTCGAGTCCCAGGGAAGCGACGGTCCCCAGGGCTTCGACATCGACATGATCAAGGCGCTGTCCGCGTCCATGGGGCTGAAGGCCAAGGTCCTGGACATCGACTTCGACGGGCTCATCCCGGCGCTGTCCGGCAAGCGGACCGATGTCATCAACTCGGCCATGTACATCACGCCCGAGCGCGAGAAGAAGGTCGACTTCGTCCCGTACATGATCATTGGGGAGACCCTGCTCACCCCGAAGGGCAACCCGAAGAAGATCGCCCGGATCCCCGAGGACCTCTCCGGCAAGACCGTCGCCGTCACGCGCGGCGCCATCGGCGAGACGTATATGACCGAGTACAACAAGGAGTTGAAGCAGCAGGGCCGCGCGGAGATGAAGATCATGTCGCTGCCCAACAACCAGGACGCGATGCTCGCCGTGCAGTCGGGCCGCGCGGACGCCTTCGACACCTCCACCCCCGGCGCGGCGGCCACCCTGGCCGCCACCAAGGACAGGTTCACCCTCGCGGCGACCTTCAAGAACGAGACGAGGATCGGGATAGCCGTACGCAAGGGCGACACGGGGATGAAGACCGCGATCAGCGCGGCGCTGGACCGGTTCGTCGCGTCGGGCGGCTACGCGAAGCTGATGGCCAAGTACCAACTGCCCGAGGACTCCAACTACTTCACCTCCTCGGATACGGGTACGGGTGCAAGTGCGGGTACGGGGTCGACGGCGTCGCCCTCCGCCCCGGCGTCCTCCTCCGCGAGCGGTTCGTAG
- a CDS encoding NADH:flavin oxidoreductase/NADH oxidase has product MSALFEPYTLRSLTIPNRLWMAPMCQYSAAPEGPDLGAPNDWHFQHLASRATGGAGLILAEATAVSPEGRISPWDLGLWNDRQTEAFRRITAFLKSQGTVPAVQLAHAGRKASTERPWVARGAAIQPGEGFGWTPVAPSPLPFDPDSAVPEELTAVRIDEIVEQFAAAARRALAAGFEVVEVHGAHGYLINQFLSPYSNRRTDEYGGSYENRTRFALRVVDAVRAVWPDELPVFFRISATDWLSENDEDDREGWTAEDTVRFAADLAAHGVDLLDTSTGGSAPDARIVPSPGFQVGFAERVKKETGMPVGAVGLITEPRQAEEIVADGRADAVLIGRELLRDPHFALRTARELSAEVAGPLQYHRAL; this is encoded by the coding sequence GTGAGTGCCCTTTTCGAGCCGTACACCCTGAGGTCGCTGACCATCCCCAACCGGCTCTGGATGGCGCCGATGTGCCAGTACTCGGCCGCGCCGGAGGGCCCTGACCTGGGCGCGCCCAACGACTGGCACTTCCAGCACCTGGCCTCGCGGGCCACCGGCGGCGCGGGGCTGATCCTGGCCGAGGCGACCGCCGTCAGCCCCGAGGGGCGGATCAGCCCGTGGGACCTCGGGCTGTGGAACGACCGGCAGACCGAGGCGTTCCGCCGTATCACCGCCTTCCTGAAGAGCCAGGGCACCGTCCCGGCCGTCCAGCTCGCCCATGCCGGCCGCAAGGCGTCGACCGAGCGGCCCTGGGTGGCGCGGGGCGCGGCGATCCAGCCCGGCGAGGGATTCGGCTGGACGCCCGTGGCCCCGAGCCCGCTGCCGTTCGACCCGGACTCGGCCGTACCGGAAGAGCTGACCGCGGTACGGATCGACGAGATCGTCGAGCAGTTCGCGGCGGCGGCCCGGCGGGCGCTGGCGGCGGGCTTCGAGGTCGTCGAGGTGCACGGCGCGCACGGCTATCTGATCAACCAGTTCCTCTCCCCGTACAGCAACCGGCGGACCGACGAGTACGGCGGCTCCTACGAGAACCGCACACGCTTCGCGCTGCGCGTGGTGGACGCCGTGCGCGCGGTGTGGCCGGACGAGCTGCCGGTCTTCTTCCGTATCTCGGCCACCGACTGGCTCTCGGAGAACGACGAGGACGACCGCGAGGGCTGGACGGCCGAGGACACCGTCCGGTTCGCGGCGGATCTGGCCGCGCACGGGGTGGATCTGCTCGACACCTCCACCGGCGGCAGCGCTCCGGACGCCAGGATCGTGCCGTCCCCCGGCTTCCAGGTGGGCTTCGCCGAGCGGGTCAAGAAGGAGACGGGGATGCCCGTCGGCGCGGTCGGTCTGATCACCGAGCCCCGGCAGGCGGAGGAGATCGTCGCGGACGGCCGGGCGGACGCCGTACTGATCGGGCGCGAACTGCTGCGCGACCCGCACTTCGCGCTGCGCACCGCGCGCGAGCTGTCCGCCGAGGTGGCGGGGCCGCTCCAGTACCACCGGGCGCTCTGA
- a CDS encoding alpha/beta fold hydrolase — MSSPSEAPEAPQASRTPRTPRTRTRTRRGLAVGGVVVALFGQLLAGTAVAGTKAAAPGEAPDIRPITWGSCAWSGGTGGFECGVIEVPADWAEPSGPAVEVAVVRHRAGDPERRIGALLLNPGGPGASGVDFARGAATTFSPEITARFDLVGFDPRGIGRSTPVRCDGDLVNARRALLQPQDEAGLAALRQANRDVSDSCRELSGPLADHMDTASVVRDMDAIRAALGERRISYYGASYGTLIGQQYAERYPRRLRAMVLDSNMDHSLDARGLLRTRAETLEGAFGQFAEWCGRTAGCALRGRDVPALYDSFYRRAEAGELALPNPHRPVTVQTLRSITFSHMYNPADWYSFATILASMDEGTAGTDTVPDSALTAAAAGTPVTFPYSPVLCQDYDLDMPSYATMAGLQQELAQLAPLTRLPSLGWSDLTGCQNWTPRVANPQRPLHIEGAPPILLANSRWDVATPHAWAANAARQIGREAVSLTYEGVGHGVYWLSPCARGAIDTYLTTLDTTSLATHCPPAWPGATSTSSTDNPLPTPLTGPPAARAEGVIP, encoded by the coding sequence GTGTCATCACCATCAGAGGCACCAGAGGCACCACAGGCATCGCGCACACCACGCACACCACGCACGCGGACGCGGACGCGCCGGGGACTGGCTGTCGGTGGCGTTGTCGTCGCGCTGTTCGGCCAGTTGCTCGCGGGGACCGCCGTAGCCGGTACGAAGGCCGCGGCCCCAGGTGAAGCGCCCGACATCCGGCCCATCACCTGGGGCTCCTGTGCCTGGAGCGGCGGCACGGGCGGCTTCGAGTGCGGGGTGATCGAGGTGCCCGCCGACTGGGCCGAGCCCTCGGGGCCCGCCGTCGAGGTGGCGGTCGTACGGCACCGGGCAGGCGACCCCGAGCGGCGGATCGGGGCGCTGCTGCTCAACCCCGGCGGCCCCGGAGCCTCCGGAGTCGACTTCGCGCGGGGCGCCGCCACGACCTTCTCCCCCGAGATCACGGCCCGTTTCGACCTGGTCGGATTCGACCCGCGCGGGATCGGCCGCAGCACTCCCGTACGGTGCGACGGCGACCTGGTGAACGCGCGCAGGGCGCTGCTCCAGCCGCAGGACGAGGCCGGGCTCGCCGCCCTCCGGCAGGCCAACCGCGATGTCAGCGACAGCTGCCGCGAGCTGTCCGGCCCGCTCGCCGACCACATGGACACCGCGAGCGTCGTCCGTGACATGGACGCGATACGGGCGGCGCTCGGCGAGCGGCGGATCAGCTATTACGGCGCCTCCTACGGCACCCTCATCGGCCAGCAGTACGCCGAGCGCTACCCGCGCCGGCTCCGCGCGATGGTCCTGGACTCGAACATGGACCACAGCCTCGACGCGCGCGGTCTGCTGCGGACCCGGGCCGAGACGCTGGAGGGGGCGTTCGGCCAGTTCGCCGAGTGGTGCGGCCGGACGGCGGGCTGCGCGCTGCGCGGACGCGACGTACCGGCCCTCTACGACTCGTTCTACCGGCGCGCCGAGGCCGGGGAGCTGGCCCTGCCCAACCCGCACCGGCCCGTCACCGTACAGACCCTGCGCAGCATCACGTTCAGCCACATGTACAACCCCGCGGACTGGTACTCCTTCGCGACCATCCTCGCCTCCATGGACGAGGGCACGGCCGGCACGGATACCGTTCCGGACAGCGCACTCACCGCCGCGGCGGCCGGCACGCCGGTCACCTTCCCGTACTCCCCCGTCCTCTGCCAGGACTACGACCTCGACATGCCGTCGTACGCGACGATGGCCGGACTCCAGCAGGAGCTGGCTCAGCTCGCGCCGCTCACCCGGCTGCCCTCGCTCGGCTGGTCCGATCTGACCGGCTGCCAGAACTGGACACCCCGGGTCGCCAACCCCCAGCGCCCCCTCCACATCGAGGGCGCCCCGCCCATCCTGCTCGCCAACAGCCGCTGGGACGTGGCGACTCCACACGCCTGGGCCGCCAACGCCGCCCGCCAGATCGGCCGGGAGGCCGTCTCACTGACGTACGAGGGCGTGGGCCACGGCGTCTACTGGCTGAGCCCCTGCGCGCGCGGCGCGATAGACACCTACCTGACCACCCTGGACACCACGTCCCTGGCAACCCACTGCCCACCCGCCTGGCCCGGCGCCACGAGCACATCCTCAACCGACAACCCCCTCCCCACCCCCTTGACCGGGCCACCGGCCGCGCGGGCCGAGGGGGTCATCCCGTAG